DNA sequence from the Thermodesulfobacteriota bacterium genome:
CCCGTGATGAACCCCGCCTTCTCCCCCGCAAGGAAAAGCACGGCGTGCGCGACCTCGCTCGCTTTGGCGAGACGCCCCATGGGATGAAGCGACCTCATGAACCTCATGCCCTCCTCCTCGCCGACCCTCTTCAGATAACCCTCCGTAACGAGCGGCGTCATAGTCGTGCCGGGACAAACGGCGTTCACCGTGATCCCCTTGTCCGCGTACTCAAGCGCCATGCTCTTCGTTAGCTGCACGAGGGCGCCCTTCGACGCCGTGTAAGCGGCCAGGGCCGGGAACCCTTTCATACCCACGATCGATGCGTTGTTCACTATGCGTCCCTCCCTCCTCCCGAGCATGTGCGCGAGCGCGAATTTGCTCATGAGCCATGCGCCCCTCACGTTAATGTCGAACGTCTTCTCCCATACG
Encoded proteins:
- a CDS encoding SDR family oxidoreductase gives rise to the protein MRFKGKSVIVTGGGTGIGKETALLFAEEGADVLITGRREEKLREAKSEAAGKGLDIDYITSDVSREEDCRAAVDYAAVKFGKVDVLFNNAGVLYPGTTHETPAHVWEKTFDINVRGAWLMSKFALAHMLGRREGRIVNNASIVGMKGFPALAAYTASKGALVQLTKSMALEYADKGITVNAVCPGTTMTPLVTEGYLKRVGEEEGMRFMRSLHPMGRLAKASEVAHAVLFLAGEKAGFITGQMLTIDGGWCAK